A section of the Hevea brasiliensis isolate MT/VB/25A 57/8 chromosome 17, ASM3005281v1, whole genome shotgun sequence genome encodes:
- the LOC110635228 gene encoding chromophore lyase CRL, chloroplastic yields MGTGSESNGWSRARGLVVKTLVLIGGAILVKRLTKSTTRWDHARIVAQSLGGEKFSRDQASRDPDNYFNIRMLTCPAAEMVDGSKVLYFEQAFWRTPQKPFRQRFYMVKPCPKELKCDVEVSSYAIRDAEEYKNFCDRPKDQRPLPEEVIGDIAEHLTTIHLKRCDRGKRCLYEGSTPPGGFPNSWNGATYCTSELAILKNSEIHTWDRGYDDDGNQVWGVKEGPYEFKPAPASSINNMFSPLNFPPPQLMETGIEGSFVLQE; encoded by the exons ATGGGAACGGGCTCGGAGTCTAATGGATGGAGCCGAGCTCGAGGATTGGTTGTCAAGACGCTGGTTCTGATTGGAGGTGCGATTCTTGTGAAGCGGCTCACTAAGTCTACTACCCGTTGGGACCATGCGCGAATTGTAGCTCAATCACTCGGCGGCGAAAAG TTCTCGAGAGATCAAGCATCCAGAGATCCCGATAATTACTTCAACATTAG AATGCTGACATGTCCAGCAGCGGAGATGGTGGATGGTTCCAAGGTTTTATATTTCGAACAG GCATTCTGGAGGACGCCTCAAAAGCCATTTCGGCAG AGGTTCTATATGGTGAAGCCTTGTCCAAAGGAGTTGAAATGTGATGTTGAG GTGAGCTCATATGCCATCAGAGATGCAGAGGAGTACAAAAATTTCTGTGATCGCCCAAAGGACCAGCGACCACTGCCAGAAGAAGTTATTGGT GACATAGCAGAACATCTGACAACAATACATCTTAAACGCTGTGACCGTGGAAAACGCTGCTTGTATGAAGGTTCTACTCCCCCTGGAGGATTCCCAAATTCATGG AATGGAGCAACCTACTGCACTTCAGAACTTGCAATTTTAAAGAACAGTGAAATACATACCTGGGATAGGGGTTACGATGATGATGGAAATCAG GTTTGGGGAGTGAAGGAAGGACCTTATGAGTTCAAGCCTGCACCAGCCTCTAGTATTAATAACATGTTTTCTCCTTTGAATTTCCCCCCTCCACAATTGATGGAGACAGGAATAGAGGGTTCTTTTGTGTTGCAAGAATGA